The sequence TCCAGGTGCTCGTCCACCACCTCGATGAGCATCGTGGTGAAGCCGTCGATCGCCCGCAGCGGGCTGCGCAGGTCGTGCGAGACCGAATAGCTGAACGACTCCAGTTCCTGGTTCTTGCGCTCCAGTTCCTCCACCATCGCGGCCCGGGTCTGCGCGATCTGCGCGTCGGCCCGGGCCTGGGCCGCCTCGATCTCCTTGCGCAGCAGGCTCTCCCGGATCTGCCGGTGTTCGTCCTGGATCTGCTTGCGCTGCAGCTGGGCCCGGATCCGGGCCAGGAGCACCCGGGGATCGGCCGCGCTGCTCACGTAGTCGTCGGCCCCCGAGTCGAGCGCGTCGATCATGGTCTGACGATGGTCGTCGTCGCCGATGACGATCAGGGGAACGTCGCGCACACCGGGCGCCGCCTTCACCTGACGGCACACGTCCAGGCTGTCCTGCGCGCCGATCTCCAGCTCGATCAGGATGCAGTCGCACCGCTGGAACGCCAGCAGTTCCAGCGCCTCCTGCCCGGTCTGGGCCTGCACCACGTCGAAACCCTCGTTGCGCAGCCGCGCCGTGCTCCCGGTCAGCACCGAGGTGCCGATGGTCACGACCTTCTTCAGCCGCTGCAGGCTGGCCGTGTCCACCGCGGGCAGGGCCATCGACGTCTGCCGCAACGCCGCGGACAGCTTCGCGAGCACCACGTCGTCGTCGGTACCCGCCTGCACGAACGCGTCCGCGCCGGCGTCCAGGGCGGTCAGCTCGGCCCCGGCGTCGTCGGAGGCCGCGAGCAGCAGGCAGGGAATGCCGCGCAGCGCCGAGTCCAGCCGGATCCGACGGATCACGGTGGCCCCGTCGATATCCGGCAGCACGGCGTCGACCAGCACCGCGTCGGGCCGGCGCACCGCCGCGTGCCGCAGCCCGGCCAGCCCCGAGTCGGCCTGGAACACCTCGTAACCGCTGCGCTGCAACAGGTCGGCGAACCGGTCCCGCACCTGCGTGCTGTCGTCGATCACCAGCACCCGCACCACGTGGTCGGCGGACTCCGGCTCGGGCGAGGTGATCAGCTCCTGCGCCCGCGCCACCAGGTACCCGGAGTCGTACGGCTTGCCCAGGTACTCGTCCGCACCGGTGCTCAGGCCCCGGATCCGGTCTTTCACCTCGGCCTCGCTGCTGAGCATGAGCACCGGTAGCGACTCGGTGGCGGTCTGCGTGCGCAACTGCCGCAGCACGTCCACCCCGTCGCCGTCGGGCAGCACCACGTCGAGCACCACGCAGTCCACCTCCCGCGCCGCCAGTTCCACCCAGGCCGCGGCCACGGTGGCGCAGGGCACGGTGATCCAGCCGGCCTCCTCGAACGCGTGCACCAGATCCATCCGCACGGTCAGGCTGTCGTCGAGGATCAGGACCGTACCGACCGTCTCTTGTCGTTCCTGCCGTTCCTTGGTCGTCATCGGTACCTCACCCTGGCTGCCAGGTCGGACGGAACGGTCAGCCGGCCCAGGGCCGGCCCGATCGCGTCGATGCCCAGGACGTGTTGCGCGGCGCCCAGCCGGACAGCCTCGCCCGGCATGCCGAACACGGCCGAGGTGGCCTCGTCCTGGGCGATGGTCAGGCCGCCCTCCCGGTCGATCTCCAGCAGCCCGGTGGCCCCGTCCCGCCCCATGCCGGTGAGCAGGACGGCCGCCACCCGCGGGCCGTGCGACAGCGCGAGCGACTCGAAAAGGATGTCGACACTGGGCCGGCAGGAATGCCTCTCGGCCTCGGAGGTGAGGATCAGCGTGCTGCCCTGCACCCGTAGGTGCTGCCCGGGTGGTGCCATCGCCACCTCTCCCGGTCCGACGTGGCTGAGTGGTTCACCGCTCACCACCAGGTGCACCGGCCGCTCGGTGACCTCCTGGAGCCAGCTGGCGAAGGCGGTGCCGAACGACTCGTGCACGTGCAGCACCAGCAGCAGCGGCAGGGCGAAAGCGGCGGGCAGGGTGCGCAGTACGGTCGCCACGGCGGTCGGCCCACCGGTGGACGCCCCGATCGCCACCACGGTGTAGGGGCGCCCGGGGGCCGGGGCCGGGGTGGAAGACTCGGAGATAGCGGCCGTCCCGGCCGTCCTGGGCGTGGGGAGACCCCGATGGCCGACCCGCCGGATCACCTTGATCTTCGCGACCAGTTTCACCGTGCGCAGGAACTCCCGGTCCCAGGCGTCGTTGCCGCCGTCCGGATCCCGTCCCACCGGCTTCTCCAGCACGTCCACCGCGCCGGCGTCCAGCGCCGCGATGGTGTCGATGAACCCCGCCCGGTTGTCGGCGCTGGAGATCACCAGGATCGGCGTGGGGCAGTGCTGCATCAGATGTTCCGTGGCCGCCAGGCCGGTCAGCCCGGGCAGCATCATGTCCATCGTCACGACATCGGGTCGCAGCCGGGTGCACTCGTCGATCGCGGCCGCACCGTCGGCGGCCTCGCCCACCACCTCGATCGCCGGGTCCGATCGCAGGGCGGCGACGATCCGGGCCCGCACGGTGCGCGAGTCCTCCACCACCAGCACCCGGATGGTTCTGCCCGCAGTCATGAGTCCCCCTCGGCGACCAGTTCGCCCACCGCGTCCAGCAGGGCGCTCTGATGGAACTGGCCCTTGTCGATGTGACCCCGCGCCCCGGCCGCCCGGCCCCGCTCGCGGTCGGCGGGGGAGGCCTTGGTGGTGACGAGAATGCAGGGCATGTGTCGTAGTTCGCGCCGGGTGCGGGTCTGCTCGATGAAGGCGAAGCCGTCCAGGCCGGGCATCTCGACGTCCACCACCGCCACCGCGTACCGCTTACGGGTGGCCATCGCCAGACCCTCCTCGGCCGAACCGGCCTGATCCACCTGGTATCCCGCGCTCTCCAGGATGGTGCGCTCGAGCATCCGGCTGGTCAGCGAGTCGTCCACGATGAGAATGCTGGTACGCCGGGCAACCGGGGCCGTGAGGGAGGCCGGACGACGGACGCGCCGCGTGGCGGCCTCGGTGGCCAGGTGGGCGGGATCGAGCACCGGGCGGGGACGGCCGTCGATGTCGATCCAGATGCCGCAGACCAGAGGCGGTACCGGAGCCAGGGCGGGAAGAGGGCGCACCGCGATCTCGGCGGTGCCGACGAGCCGGTCGACCCCGACCGCGACCGGGCCGTCCTGACCGTCGAGCACCAGCACGGTGCGCGTCCGGCCGGTTCCGTCCGGGCCGCCCGACCCGGCCAGAGGTCCCAGGACATCGGCCAGCGGCATCCAGGGGATCCGCCGCCCGTCGTGCATCACCGCGAGGGGGCCGGAGAAGTCCTGGGCGCTGACCCGCCGGGCCTGCCGGACCGCACGCAACGGCACCGCCACGACCGATCCGCCGCGTCCGGCCCGGTCCAGTTCCTCGGGCGGGTCGCTCGTGGCCCGCACCAGGACGACCTCCTGCGCGGTCATCGAGGCCGGGGCGATCAGGTCGATGGTGGTTCCTTCGCCGGGGACGGTGCTGATCTCGATCCGTCCGCCGATCCGTCGCACCACGTCCTGCACCACGTCGAGACCGATGCCGTGACCTGAGATCTCGCTGACGGTGGTGGCCGTGCTGATGCCGCTGCCGAGCAGGAGCCGCAGTGTGGCCTCGTCGTCGAGGGTCGCCTCGCCGGCCCTCCCGGCCTGCACCAGCCGGCGCCGCACCGCCGCCAGGTCGACGCCGCGCCCGTCGTCGGCGCAGCGGAACCGCACACCGTGCGCCCCGTGCGTGATCTCGACCCGTACCCGCCCGGTGGGGTCCTTGCCCACGGCCGTGCGCTGCTCGGGGGTCTCCACGCCGTGGGCCACCGCGTTACGCACGATCTGCCGCAGCGCGGTCTGCGCCCCGGCCAGCACCGTCGCGTCCACCGAGAGCTCGGCCCCGTGCACCTCCAGCCGGGCCCGCTTGCCCTGGGCGGCGGTCACGTCCCGCACACCCCGTTCCAGGTCGGGCACGATGGTCTCGACCGGGATCAGGCGTAACCGCTCGGCGGTGGTGTACACCTCGCGCAGTTCCCGCTCGATCCGGTCCGCGCTGGTCTCCAGGTTCCGGGCCAGCCAGGAGAGTTCGTCGGCCTGCTCGTCGGTGAGACGGTCCTGCGCCGTCGTCCGCAGTCGCCGGGCCCGCCGGGCTCCTTCGCGCACGGTCCCCAGCTGGGTGCGGGTCTGGCCCACCCCGTCGATCAGGCTGTCGATCTCCAGCAGCGACGCCCGGGCGGTCTGAGCCGTGTTGGCCAGCTCCTGCGCGCGGGTCGCCTCGACGGCGGTGGCCGGAGCCGGTACCGGCGAAAGGGCCGGCACCGCGGCGAGGTCGACGGGATCGAGGGCGGGCCCGGCCCGTGGCGCCGGGACCACCCCCAGAGGCTCTGGCGCCGACGACGGTTCTGGTGCTCCCAGCTCGTCGCTCAACCGGTCCACCAGGGCCTGCATCTGCTGCACGACCTCGGCCGGCACCGGGCCGGCCGAGGTCCGGTAGGGGCCGAGCATCTCCTCGAGTTCGTGGACCCGGTCGGCCATCCCGGTGAAGCCCACGACCCGCGCCGCACCCTTGAGAGTATGGGCGTGCCGCAGGCCGGTGCCGGCCAGCCCGGCCGCCGGGCCGCCCCGGGCCAGTCCGGAGAGGGCCCCGGCGAGCTCGTCGATGAGCTCGCGGGCCTCGATCCGGAAGTAGTGGAGGAGGTCGCTCACGGGTCAGTCGCCCGAATCCGTACGGTTGTGCCAGTCGGACGACCAGCCCGAGGCCGCACCGTAGGGTGCCGAACCGGCGGGCACCGGTCCGCCGGACGTCTCCGGTTCGATGAGACGCCGCAGTCTCGCCGACAACTCGGCCAGCTGCGACGCCGTGGCCAGGGTCAGGGTGGAACTGGCCTCGTTCTCCCGGGTGGTCTGGGTGACGTTGGCGACGGCGAAGTTCACCTGCTCCACGGCCGTGCTCTGCTGCTTGGTCGAGAGCTCGATCTCGCGCGCGGCCTCGGTGGTGGTCTGCATGAGCTCGACGATCTGCTCGAACTGGGCCGCCACGCTCGCGAACTGGGCGCTGCCGGCGTCCACCGACTTGGCCCCGATCTCCGTGGCCATCATCGTGGTGTGCACGGATTCACGCACCACGCCGATCAGCGAGCGGATCTCCTTGGTCGACTCCGCGACCCGGTCGGCCAGCTTGCGGATCTCATCGGCCACCACCCCGAACCGGCGCCCGGACTCACCCGCCCCGGCCGCCTCGATGGTCGAGTTGATCGCCAGGATGTTGGTCTGCTCGGCCAGCTCCGAGACGATGTCCAGCACGGCGCCGATCTGCTGCGACTTCTCGCCCAGCGCCATCATGTGGGTGACGATCTCCTGCACCTGGCCGCGGATCTCGGCCATCGACTCCTGAGCCGTGGCCACATTGCTGCGTCCGGTGCCGCCCGCGTCCTTGGTCTGGTCGGCCACCGCCGCCACCCGCTGGGCGCTCTCGGTGATCTGCCGGGAGGTGGCCAGGAGTTCGGTGATGGTGGTGGAGATCTCGCTCATCGCGGTGGCCTGTTCCATCGAGCCCACGGCCTGCTGGTTCGCGGTGGTCTGGAGTTCGGCCGAGGAGGTCTGCACCTCGCCCACCGCGGTGCCGATGCGCTGCCGCAGCCGACGGGTGATCCAGATCCCGATCAGGGCGGTGGCCAGCACGGCACCGCCGATCACCGAGACGATGGTGATGATGTCGCGCCGCTCGGCCGCGTCCGCCGCCTGGATGCCCTCGACGGCGAGCTGATGCTCGTAGTCGGCGAACGCGGTCAGGGCGCCCTGCAGGGCTATCCGGGTGGGGGTGACGGTGAGGAAGGCCTTGGCCGCGTCGTTCGCGCTGCCGTCCATGCGTACGGCGATCAGGTCGGCCTGGGCCGTGCGGGCCTCGGCCTCGGCGGCCTTGATCGTGGCGATCAGGGTCCGGCCCCGGGCGGTGTGCACCAGCCGGTCGGCCTCGTCGATCAGCGTCTCGAACCGCTCGGTGCTGTCCTGCGCGGCCGCCCGGTACTGGGGTTCCCGGGTGAGCAGGTACGCGCGCACGTCGGCGGCCCGCTCGGCCCGGGCCGCGATCATGCTCTGGGCCACGAGTTCCAGCCGGTTGTCCACCTCGATCACCCGGTTCTTGGCCCGCACCACCTCGCCGAGCCCGGACAGTGCGACCACGCCGCCGATCACGTTGAGCAGCAGCACCACGGCGAAGCCGACCGCCAGGGTCCGGCCGAAGGTCCAGCTCGATTTCATGTCAGCCCTCTCGGTCCGCCGTGACACCGGCGACGAGGCCACGGATGGTCTCGATCAGGTCGCTCAGGTGAAGCTTCTGGTCGTCACGGATCTGGGCCGGGTCGACCCGGCGGAATCCGGTGAAATGCTCGAAGGCGATGGCTACTCCCGGTTCGGCCGCGGGAATCACGAGCCAGTAGGGGTTCTGCGCGGGCTGACCGAACAGCTGGCCGAGGTCCCAGGCCGCCGCCACCGATCCGCGGTCGCTGACCACGCCGATCATGGCGGGGTGCGCGGTCGGCAGCGCGGTGAGCTCCGGCCGGGACATCACCCGGGCCACCTCGTCCAGGAAGATCACTCGTTCCTCGTCGCCGATCCGCACGGCCAGCACGTCCTCGAGATCGAGCACCACCGGTGCGGGGCTCTCGGCGAACGAGGCGTCGAACTCGGCCCGTAGTTGCGCGGCGCGTTCCGCCAGCTCACCCCGGTTCGGGCTCATCCGGGCTCACCGCCGTGCAGACTGCGGTCGTGGCGGGACATCGTGCGGCACAGCGACAGGAGCGCCTGCCGGTCGAACCCGCCGCCGAAGAGCAGCATGCGGCGGTCGGTCTCGGAGGGGAGCAGGTCGATGGCCCGGTCGTAGGCCCGTCCGGCCCCCGAGCGGTCGCCGGTGGCCCGGCTGAGCCGGCCCAGATGAAGGTGGGCCAGCGCGAACCGGGGGTCGGCGTCGGCGGCGGCCCGCCAGTGCAGTACGGCCCCACGGGTGTCGGCGTCCGCCTCCCGGCAGTTCGCGAGCACGGCGTGGGCGTCGGCCGACACCAGACCCCGGCCGAGCAGGCGGTGCGCGTCGCGGGTGGCCGCGGTCAGGTCACCGGCGTGGCTCAGCAGGATGGCCCGCACCAGCACCACCTCCGTCTCCCACGGGGTGGCGGGAGGTGAGGTGGGCACGTCGACCACCTCGATCGCGCCGAGGGCGGCGCCGAACCGCTCGGCCCGCATCAGGTCCAGGACCTGGTCGAACGACTCCCGGTCGGGCTCGGCGGGCCGCGACCGCCCCGGGCGGGGGCCGGCGATCGCTTCGACCGGCGAAAGACCCTGCCCATTCGGTGATTCGGCGAGCTGGTAGTAGAAGGTGCCGTTGGTCTCGCGCAGGTCGAACTCTTCCGACACCCCGCGCAACGTCTCGGCCGACCCGAGGAACAGATATCCGCCCGGCATCAGGGCCGACGCCAGCCGGCGCACCACCTCGGACATCGTCGGCGGGGAGAAGTACATCATCACGTTGCGGCAGAAGATGGCGTCGAAGGTCGGTCGCCAGAGCCCGGGATCGGGATCCACCAGGTTGGCGGGGCGGAAGTCCAGGTAGGCGCGCAGGTCCGGGTCCACCTCGTAGTGCTTCCCGACGGCCTGGAACCAGCGGCGCTGCACCGGCGGTGGCACGGCCCGCATCGACCACTCGGTGTACCGGCCGGTCCGGGCCTTGGCCAGGGCCGTGGGGTTCACGTCGATCGCGGTGATCTGCGCGTCCTTGTAGCCGGCCTCGGCCAGGGTGATGGCCAGGGAATAGGCCTCCTCACCGCCGGAGCATCCGGCCGACAGCAGACGGGCGGGAACCGGGGGACGATCGGGGCGCGACATCCGGTCGGGCAGCACGGTCCCGGCGAGCACCTCGAACTGATCGGGCTGACGCAGGAAGTAGGTCTCTCCCACCGTGAGTTCGGACGCCAGCGCGGCCAGTTCGTCCCGCGCGACGGAATTTCCAGCCTCGCAGTCAGTTTCCAGTTCGTCGAGGTAGCGGAACCCGTCCCGGTGGGCCGGGAGACGGTGCGACAGGGCCTGGCCCAGCCGATCCCGGTCGCCCGGGCCGAAGGTCAGCCCCAGCCGGCGTTCGACCAGGTCGGCCAACTTGTCCACCACCGCGTCGCGCGGCCGGTTGTCGGTCAGGATGGGGTCACCTCCGTCAGCCTCTGCCAGGTTTCGGCCGGCAGGAGGTGAGAGGCCGCCAGAGCCAGCAGCAGGTGCGAGTCCCGGGCGATCAAGGCTGAGAAGAGCCGAGGGCCCTTACCTTCCAGCAAGGGCGGGAGCTCTTCCAGTTCCTTCTCGTCCACCGTCCGGATACCGGTGATGGTCTCTACCGCCAGGGCCACGGACCGGTGGTCGTCGGTGTGCAACGTGATCCAGCGGGTGGCGGCGACCGGAGGCCCTCCGGTCAGGACCCCGGAATCGACCACCGGAACCGCTGATCCGCGAATCCGGGCCACTCCCAGAACGAACGGGGGCATCCCGGGAAAAGGGGACGCCGGCAGCGGGCGCAGCGTCTCCCACACACTCGTCAGCGGAACGGCGAAGGTCTTGTCTCCCGCCCCGCAAACCAGCAGCGAAATGTTCGGTCCGCTGCGGTCATCCCCCGTCGTCACCTGCGCATTGTCGGCGGATTCGGCGTGAGTCTTGACCTCCGGTCCCGGTGGGGGTGAAGGGTTCTTATGCCCCGCTTCAGGGGAGGAAGGTCAGGCCCCGGCCGGCGGTGCGGCCCGTTCGCATCAGCAGGGCGTCGATCCAGTACGACGAGGTCAGCCGCCACGGCCAGCGGCGTCCCTGGGTGGGCACCCCGTGCGCCCGTTGCAGGTATCCGGACTGCAGGGGCATGAGGGGTGTGCGGCCCGCCGTGGGTGGGGCCGCGGCCACCACCGTGCGGTACCCGTGCCGGCGCAGGTACCGCAGCGTCCGCACCACCAGGCGGGCCGACAGCTCGGTCTTCAGCGTCCAGGAATTGTTCGCATAACCCACCGATACGGCCAGATTGGGCACACCGGACAGCATCGTCCCGCGGTGCATCACGGCGGCCCCCGGGTCGACGGGTACCCCGTCCACGTCCAGGGTGATACCGCCGAGCATCCGCACCCGTAGTCCGGTCGCGGTCACCACCAGATCGGCGGGCAGGACCGTGCCGTCGTCCAGCACCACGCAGCGCGCGCCGAACGAGGCGATCTGCCCGGTCACGACCTCGGCGTCACCCGCGCCGATCGCGGTGAACAGATCGCCGTCCGGCACCACGCACAGTCGCTGGTCCCACGGCCGGTAGGGCGGTGTGAAGTGTCGTTCCACCGGATAGCCGGGCGGCAACAGCGCGCGCACCCGGCCGATCAGCCACGCGGCGCTGGTGCGGGGCGCCAGCCGGCACAGGTGCCAGAAGAGACTGGTCACCGTGGCACTGCGTGCCCGTTCCAGGCGGGAGGCCAGGGGCGGCGGGAAGCGGCCGAACAGCGACCGGGCCCCGGCGTTGCGCTGGGCCAGGGAGATCACGTACCCGGGCGTGCGTTGCAGCATCACCACGCTCCGGGCCCGGGGAGCGAGCGCGGGAACCAGGGAAACGGCGGTCGCGCCGCTGCCGATCACCACCACGTCCTGGTCGTCCCAGGTCAGGTCGCCGGGCCAGAACTGCGGGTGCACCAGGCGCCCCGTGAAGCCCTCCTGGCCCGGGAACGAGGGACGGTGCGGTTCTTCGTAGTCGTAGTAACCCGTGGTGAGATAGAGGAAACCGCAGCCGAGAAGCAGCTCACCCGCGTCCGTTGCGACCCGGACGACCCAGGTGGCCCGCTCACCGCACCACGACGCCGAGACCACCCGGTGCCCGTACCGGATGCGGGCGGCGATCCCGAACTCCTCGGCCGTCTCCCGGATGTACTGCAGCACCGCCTGCCCCTGGGCGATCGCGGTGGGCGAGGTCCAGGGCCGGAAGGCGTACCCCAGGGTGAACATGTCCGAGTCGGACCGAACTCCTTGGTACCGGAACAGGTCCCAGGTCCCGCCGCTCACCGGCCGGGCCTCCAGGACCGCGAGGGATCCGCCCGGAAACGATCGGGTGATGTGGCACGCCGTGCCGATCCCGGACAGTCCGGCTCCCACGATCAGGACGTCGAGGTGTTCCATCGGCCCATCATTGCGGTTGTCGGCCTGACCGGCCCTCGGAATCCGTTCACCCGGGCTTCACCCACGTCCGTTCGTCTTCATCTCCCGTCCACCGAACGGACAACCAGGAACGGCTTTCGTTCAGGGCGCGTTGAAAATGTGTGCCAATTCCGTCTCGGCACAGGTTCTACATGTACAACGCACAGAGAAACTGCGTAACCTCTGCTCGCGTGGCACAGCGACGCAAGGTGGTAGCAGCGGTCAACCGGGAACTCGAGGAACGCTTCGGGTTCCGCGTGGTGAGGATCAAGGAAGAGGACGAGGCGCCCGTCGAGGTCGTCGAGGAGCCGAAGGCAGCCCGGGTTCCCGTGCGCCGGCCGTCCGACCCGCGTGACCGTCTGGTCCAGCGGCCGGTTTTCGTTCTCTCGTCGGTGCGTTCCGGCTCGACGCTTCTCCGGGTGATTCTCAACAGTCACTCGCAGATTCACGCGCCGCACGAGATGCATTTCCGGCGCACCCAGGTGATCGCCTACACCACCCCGGTACAGCAGGCCCTGGAGCAGGTCGACCTCAACGAGCGCGACCTGGAGCACCTGCTGTGGGACCGCCTGCTCCACCGTGAGCTCACGATGAGCGGTAAGTCGGTGCTGGTCGAGAAGACTCCGAGCAACGTGTTCGTCGCCGACCGGCTGGCCACCGCGTGGCCCAAGGGCAAGTTCATCTATCTGATCCGCCATCCCTGGTCGATTGCGCAGTCCTGGCACGAGGGTGACCCGGAGCGGCGCCCGGTGAAGATGGCCATCACCCACACCCTGAACTACATGGAGTACCTGGAGCGGGCCCGGAACAAGCGGACCGGCCTCACGCTTCGCTACGAGGACCTCACCTCCGACCCGGTGAAGCAGACCCAGGCGATCTGCGAGTTCCTGGGCCTGGAGTGGGAACCCGCGATGCTGGAGTACGGCAAGAAAGACCACGGCGACTTCGTGAAGGGCATCGGCGACTGGAAGGACAAGATCAGGACCGGCACCGTCCAGCAGGGTCGTCCCCTCCCGGACCTCTCCGACGTGCCGGTCGAACTGCGCCCGATGGTCGAGCGCTGGGGTTACTGACCTTTACACCTGATGGAGGACGTCGCGGAGACCCGGTCTCCACAACGTCCTCGATCGTTGGGTGCAGTTGGGTGGCCGTACGGATGAGAGACGTTCGCCGTTCGGTTGTTTCGTGGGTGTGAACGATCTGGCAGGGTGCTGTTGTCAGCAGGCACCTCGACCACTCTCGACCATTGGAGGCCGGGTCTCATGGTCACACCCACGCACCGTTCGACGATCCTGCTGTCGCTGCTGGCGGTAGGGATCTCACCGGTTCTCCTGGCCGTCCCGGCGCAGGCGGCCCCGGCTCCGGCCACGGCCGACGTCACCCACGGGCTGACCTACACGGCGTCCGCCGGTCAGATCAATGACGTCCTGGTGACCAAGACCAGCGATACGGACACCGGCGAGGCGATCTTCCGGATCGACGATGTCGTGCCGATCTCGGCGGGTGAGGGGTGCGTGTACCCGGATTCCGGCGACCGTACCGTCGTGGTCTGCCGGCAGCCGTACCTCGATCGGCAGGATCCCTTCTTCGACTCGAACTTCTGGCTGGGCGACCGGAACGACCGGTTCCGGTGGCGCAACCTCACCGGCGACGTGTACTGGGACTCCCGGGTCTACCTCGGCCCGGGCGATGACACCTACTCCAGCAAGTACATCGACGGCAACGGGGTGTACGGCGGCATCGGTGAGGACACGATCAGCGTGAAGCACCAGGACGGTGACATCGGTTTCACCGACGGGGGAAACGGTGACGACACGATCTTCTCGGAGGGCAGTTACGGCTTCGCCACCACTCTGGGCGGTCCCGGTGACGACAGCCTGACCGGTGGCTCCGGTGAACAGCGTTTCGACGGAGGCGAGGGTGACGACCTGATCCACGGTGGCAACGGGGTCGACATGATCTGGGGTGGCCAGGGCAACGATCGGCTCTACGGCGACGCGGCCGCCGACACGATCTACGGCAACAGCGGCAACGACCAGCTGTACGGCGGACCGGGCAATGACACCCTGTTCGGCGGGCCGGGGAAGAACCT is a genomic window of Kineosporia sp. NBRC 101731 containing:
- a CDS encoding calcium-binding protein, which encodes MVTPTHRSTILLSLLAVGISPVLLAVPAQAAPAPATADVTHGLTYTASAGQINDVLVTKTSDTDTGEAIFRIDDVVPISAGEGCVYPDSGDRTVVVCRQPYLDRQDPFFDSNFWLGDRNDRFRWRNLTGDVYWDSRVYLGPGDDTYSSKYIDGNGVYGGIGEDTISVKHQDGDIGFTDGGNGDDTIFSEGSYGFATTLGGPGDDSLTGGSGEQRFDGGEGDDLIHGGNGVDMIWGGQGNDRLYGDAAADTIYGNSGNDQLYGGPGNDTLFGGPGKNLIKQN